Proteins found in one Terribacillus sp. DMT04 genomic segment:
- a CDS encoding 2-oxoglutarate dehydrogenase E1 component — MRQKESSERFWESFHGPNMGYVEEQYDKYRQNPESVDASLKELFDTHGEPSLMERQGEDAPSAQSAHAPVKKITAAIQLVEAIRRYGHLEADIYPVGGDNGETSVLTKMEDFGLTESDLRDIPANFVWEKAPDNVHTALDAVQLLKERYAGTTSFEYDHVGNHDERKWLQEQIETASYVPNWSEDDKKAILRRLTDVEGFESFLSRTFVGQKRFSIEGVESMVPMLDEVIKEACLADTDNVMLGMAHRGRLSVLAHVLGKPFDLIFSEFNHTGEKALLPSEGSKGLHGGWTGDVKYHFGAVTEHHEGQEKQTTVTLANNPSHLEFVNPVVEGFTRAAQDDTSKPGYPDQDPSKALSILIHGDAAFIGEGIVAETLNLGDLPGYSTAGTVHIIANNQVGFTTNRRDGRSTRYASDLAKGFEIPIVHVNADDPLACTAAALLAFQYRQRFHKDFLIDLVGYRRYGHNEMDEPRSTQPILYQDIDAHDTVAKIFSANLEKEKIISDQEGYETLSAQVGDHLKEIFQNMKEEEIKEKMPKDEPEALRCDLPQMQTSVPADTLFSLNRQLQKRPEGFQVFKKLTKIISKRHQAFEEEGKADWAVGEILAYASILQEGTPIRLTGQDSERGTFAHRHMVLHDVETDATYSPLHGLEEAKSFALHNSPLSEAGVIGFEYGYSVQNPDTFVLWEAQFGDFANTGQVLFDQFIAAGRAKWGEASNMAMLLPHGYEGQGPEHSSGRVERFLQLAAENNLIVANVTSSSQLFHLLRRQAKLGGREEARPLVLMTPKSLMRSARLASKLEEFTEGSFASVRTQPNNEATPETANTLVLGSGKVMVDIEEAMEKETGAFEALHIARVEQLYPFPAQKIKQILADYPSIREVKWVQEEPRNMGAWTFVRDRIEAILTEDQTLEYIGRPDRASPAVGKPDIHKTEQKQIINQALKLSKGGVSV; from the coding sequence GTGAGACAAAAGGAATCTAGTGAAAGATTCTGGGAAAGCTTCCATGGCCCAAATATGGGTTATGTGGAAGAGCAATACGACAAATACAGGCAAAATCCGGAATCAGTGGATGCATCATTGAAGGAATTATTTGATACGCATGGAGAACCGAGCCTGATGGAGCGTCAAGGGGAAGACGCTCCATCTGCACAGTCGGCGCACGCTCCAGTCAAGAAAATCACAGCAGCTATACAGCTTGTAGAAGCGATCCGCCGCTATGGGCATCTGGAAGCAGATATTTATCCGGTTGGCGGAGATAATGGTGAAACATCTGTACTTACGAAGATGGAAGACTTCGGCTTAACAGAGAGTGACTTACGAGATATACCAGCTAATTTCGTCTGGGAAAAAGCGCCAGACAATGTACATACGGCACTGGATGCCGTACAGCTATTGAAGGAAAGGTATGCAGGAACAACTTCCTTCGAATACGACCATGTCGGCAATCATGATGAGCGCAAATGGCTGCAGGAGCAAATAGAGACTGCATCCTATGTGCCTAATTGGAGCGAAGATGATAAAAAAGCAATTCTAAGACGGCTTACAGATGTTGAGGGGTTTGAATCCTTCTTGTCCCGTACTTTTGTCGGCCAGAAGCGTTTCTCCATTGAAGGTGTCGAATCAATGGTGCCGATGCTTGATGAAGTGATTAAAGAAGCATGCCTTGCAGATACAGACAATGTGATGCTTGGTATGGCACATAGAGGAAGATTGTCCGTTTTGGCGCATGTTTTAGGGAAGCCTTTTGACCTTATCTTCTCCGAGTTTAATCATACGGGAGAGAAAGCACTTCTGCCTTCAGAAGGATCAAAAGGATTGCATGGCGGCTGGACTGGGGATGTAAAGTATCATTTTGGTGCGGTAACAGAGCATCACGAAGGACAAGAGAAGCAGACAACCGTCACATTGGCGAATAACCCTTCACATCTTGAGTTCGTTAACCCGGTAGTAGAAGGTTTTACAAGAGCAGCTCAGGACGACACTTCAAAGCCAGGTTATCCGGATCAAGATCCATCCAAGGCGCTGAGCATACTCATCCACGGAGACGCTGCTTTTATTGGGGAAGGAATTGTAGCTGAAACGCTCAATTTAGGTGATTTGCCCGGATATAGCACTGCCGGTACCGTTCACATAATCGCGAACAACCAGGTTGGGTTCACGACGAACCGCCGAGATGGGCGGTCTACACGATATGCAAGTGATTTGGCGAAAGGCTTTGAAATTCCAATTGTACATGTAAATGCTGATGATCCATTGGCTTGCACTGCTGCAGCACTGCTTGCATTCCAGTATCGTCAGCGTTTCCATAAGGATTTTCTAATTGATCTTGTCGGATACCGCCGTTATGGCCATAACGAAATGGATGAACCGCGTTCGACGCAGCCAATTCTTTATCAGGATATTGACGCACATGATACAGTAGCGAAAATATTTTCTGCTAACTTGGAAAAGGAAAAAATTATCTCAGACCAGGAAGGGTATGAGACGCTCAGTGCGCAAGTAGGTGACCATCTTAAAGAAATCTTCCAAAACATGAAAGAGGAAGAAATAAAAGAGAAAATGCCAAAGGATGAGCCGGAAGCCTTGCGTTGTGATTTGCCGCAGATGCAGACTTCTGTACCAGCTGATACGCTGTTTTCGCTTAACAGACAGCTGCAAAAACGGCCGGAAGGATTTCAGGTATTTAAAAAGCTGACAAAAATTATTTCGAAACGGCACCAGGCATTTGAGGAAGAAGGAAAAGCGGACTGGGCTGTCGGTGAAATTCTAGCGTATGCCAGCATCCTCCAAGAGGGCACGCCAATAAGGTTGACAGGTCAGGATTCCGAGCGAGGCACGTTTGCTCATCGTCATATGGTGCTGCATGATGTGGAGACGGATGCCACGTATTCACCGCTGCACGGACTAGAGGAAGCAAAATCGTTTGCGTTACACAATAGTCCATTATCAGAAGCTGGCGTTATAGGTTTTGAATATGGCTATAGTGTCCAAAATCCGGATACCTTCGTGCTTTGGGAAGCGCAATTTGGTGACTTTGCCAATACGGGACAGGTTCTGTTTGATCAGTTTATTGCTGCAGGCCGTGCAAAATGGGGAGAAGCATCTAATATGGCGATGCTGCTGCCCCACGGATATGAAGGGCAGGGGCCGGAGCATTCAAGCGGCAGGGTAGAGAGATTCCTGCAGCTTGCTGCAGAGAATAATTTGATCGTCGCAAATGTTACAAGCTCATCTCAGCTCTTCCATCTGCTGCGCAGGCAGGCTAAACTTGGCGGAAGAGAAGAAGCAAGACCGCTTGTTCTGATGACACCGAAAAGCTTAATGCGCAGTGCGCGTTTAGCTAGCAAACTAGAAGAATTTACAGAAGGAAGTTTTGCTTCTGTCCGTACGCAGCCGAATAACGAGGCAACGCCAGAAACAGCAAATACTCTCGTATTAGGCAGTGGGAAAGTGATGGTCGATATCGAAGAAGCAATGGAAAAAGAAACTGGTGCTTTTGAAGCACTTCATATCGCCCGCGTTGAACAGCTTTATCCATTCCCAGCTCAGAAAATTAAGCAGATTCTAGCAGATTATCCTTCTATTCGTGAAGTGAAATGGGTACAGGAAGAACCGCGCAATATGGGGGCGTGGACATTTGTTCGCGACAGAATTGAAGCAATCCTGACAGAAGACCAGACGTTAGAATATATCGGGCGTCCAGATCGTGCATCACCTGCAGTAGGTAAGCCTGACATCCATAAGACAGAACAAAAGCAGATTATCAATCAAGCCTTAAAGTTGTCCAAGGGAGGAGTTAGCGTATGA
- a CDS encoding lamin tail domain-containing protein has product MKRFYRAAAGLSASLLLMQAVVPASMPAAKAEEKLRENKISITEVYGSQKQDAEELAFIEVHNGTDEAKAWKDLSVIYKNGQEKQLVTQEAEEEIPAGGYAVLALNPDAEAADFNAHFGSDIADTAFTNTTEPYIFLDEEQQLSITDTATEQTSVSVFHFQDVTQTDSIHFQDNQKTPTILAAPSPGSAEIVQAPEEKEADGSDQKKQADEETSAKTEEESDSVTKNEVLEKQLEVPKDEQPASEDGQENAPGETESVEEKAPQSENEEQEQADKSEKAEQPTLIHDPVMTAKGGEDLTIRAAVGNSSAASVILTYISAPGMSEQTVEMTNKGDGNWEATVPKHALWSPSFQYSMEVQGTESALRYPEEGYQQTVIEQTDLDSQEQPPVLITEITPDSDNIGGSDAYEFIEVYNNSDQTLNLQDYKLAYQYPDGSSADWDIDRKVQLEPTGKAVFWIKNDANQSLNLADFNSHYQTSLSEDQVIELANSGMANGSKRTIAFQSDSGAQLVSASYNDAEGIDDTKVNQGITFKASGTSEMTKVGLQTFASPGELIDGQVPAETVKVEKDETAPVISHEAVKEIAVPNPLSIKAKITEENFIQHVTLFFKKEGDANYQQVNMQQAGEFYEAEIPTVGLEAGTLEYYIETSDGFNSAKTDTYKVNVKEPDTDFTALPGLLVTEITPDSINVNGADGYEFIEVYNNTTAPIDMQNYNLTYTYPDMRVTTWVPDESPVIQSGETVVFWVDNGANSDLTAEDFNANYDTSLILGENLFKVQTGGMANGSQRSLGVATKAGSQIVNATYNEVDGKDDTAANMGINYKYPMDGSVDMLKLDAGTTAGTPGTVTADQVPGSPVQIEEDKVAPIVTDLTDKEMVKQTENLDIEVEASDDKTVKRVTVYYRTDNQTDFKRTDLAFNEQSGYYHHTVYTPELIGKDYVEYYVAATDGFNETKTEAKRVTIEKEQKETSPRLNVEEGQLLSGTYKLKATSDKAKQDDISLLIDGKVVPKTDKALETQAYFAFDVTGINTYFQNAVVQDGEVLHVFDDWIETYTTITVPVDPNTLNPGKNTISIHSGNKASPFQLESPENRDDFDAKNVRLVLGDGTVLYDPAFADPNQVIDVGDNGNYRPVQDFTFTIDEEKFQSNAYTWDTTAAEDGVHTIEANDGQDTDKVSVTVDNTAPVIKTVIEDGKSYKGDFVIDGSAEDDGSGLSSLSAELDGEEIGLPYETSSAALTGGDHQLVLRAVDKAGNEEVRTVKFVTPAEHPDAPELIKPEDEAGDVGRNPELEVKVTDPTDDEMDVTFYQGHKYKVSQESDIKAFKNAADYEPPSDYAPKGEQAFTDTDIEKVANVDDKYLINDSTEQFPYHRFEVPVSKDVDNKNVVEVNWSGNSLPGRKVSMYAWNHKEEDWQLVDYKVAGDEDFDLQGTVNVDHFVKDYKMNVLIQDEISIEEEDYDYSFVWMSDTQYYTESYPHIYNEQVNWIAENKDNYNIDYVIHTGDLVNFSNQEYQWKVADKAMQVLDDAGIPYGVLAGNHDVEQKSNDYKDYYRYFGADRFEDKPWYGGSYKNNRGHYDLISSNGNDYIMVYLGWGIDEEGIAWADAVLKAHPDRKAILNFHEYLLSSGNRHPVGEQLYQELVLDNKNVFAVLCGHYHAADMLVDEIDDNGDGVTDRKVYQMLADYQAGPEGGQGYMRILLFDTETDQIKVKTYSPYMDDYNYYDEEEFPGTDEFTIGLELDAQKKRVATNYVEVNVFGTKEIGTAENVQSGDTASVTWEGLTDDHAYAWYAVAEDAHGGKTKSDLWTFTTSGGAPSPDDNGNELPADDTNGNNQDPDPINGGEKPPGDDNNTKVEDPISGGDTSKPADQHDDGETPVTTVPHIPSGFDDAANIKPVSGDSGKTTTFGSILPQTASQLFNYLLAGAGLFVLGVALFWINKRKAANK; this is encoded by the coding sequence ATGAAACGTTTTTATCGAGCGGCAGCAGGTCTTAGCGCAAGCTTGCTGCTGATGCAAGCAGTAGTCCCAGCATCTATGCCAGCAGCAAAAGCAGAGGAAAAGCTCCGCGAAAATAAGATTTCCATCACGGAAGTTTATGGGAGCCAAAAGCAAGATGCAGAAGAATTGGCATTCATCGAAGTACACAATGGCACAGATGAAGCGAAAGCGTGGAAAGACTTAAGCGTTATATACAAGAATGGTCAAGAAAAACAGCTTGTCACTCAAGAAGCCGAAGAAGAGATTCCAGCAGGCGGTTATGCTGTTCTTGCTTTGAATCCAGATGCTGAAGCTGCAGATTTTAATGCACATTTTGGAAGCGATATAGCGGATACAGCCTTCACCAATACAACGGAACCCTACATATTTCTAGATGAAGAACAGCAGCTTTCTATTACGGATACAGCCACCGAACAGACCTCCGTCTCTGTATTTCATTTTCAAGATGTGACACAGACAGACAGCATTCACTTCCAAGATAATCAAAAAACACCTACCATCCTCGCAGCACCTTCACCTGGTTCTGCTGAGATTGTACAAGCTCCTGAAGAGAAGGAAGCGGACGGATCTGATCAGAAGAAGCAAGCTGACGAAGAAACCTCTGCTAAAACGGAAGAAGAATCCGATTCGGTAACAAAAAATGAGGTACTAGAAAAGCAACTGGAAGTGCCAAAAGACGAACAGCCTGCTAGCGAAGACGGGCAGGAGAATGCTCCTGGTGAAACAGAGTCTGTTGAAGAGAAGGCGCCACAGTCTGAAAACGAAGAGCAGGAACAAGCCGATAAGAGTGAAAAGGCTGAGCAGCCAACACTCATACATGATCCGGTCATGACAGCCAAAGGCGGCGAGGATCTTACCATTCGGGCAGCTGTTGGGAATAGCAGCGCTGCGTCAGTCATTCTCACCTATATATCCGCACCAGGCATGAGCGAACAAACAGTGGAGATGACGAATAAGGGGGATGGAAATTGGGAAGCGACTGTGCCGAAACACGCGCTTTGGAGCCCAAGTTTTCAGTACAGCATGGAAGTGCAAGGAACAGAGTCTGCGCTGCGCTACCCGGAAGAAGGCTATCAGCAAACAGTGATAGAGCAAACAGATTTAGATTCGCAAGAACAGCCGCCAGTTCTTATTACCGAGATTACACCGGATAGTGATAATATTGGTGGATCTGATGCATATGAGTTTATCGAAGTGTATAACAACTCTGATCAAACGCTGAATTTACAAGATTATAAGCTGGCTTATCAATATCCGGATGGTTCGTCTGCGGATTGGGATATTGATCGTAAAGTACAGCTGGAGCCAACAGGTAAAGCTGTTTTTTGGATTAAGAATGATGCAAACCAGTCATTAAACCTTGCTGATTTTAACAGCCATTATCAAACCAGCTTGAGTGAAGATCAAGTTATTGAGCTTGCTAATAGTGGCATGGCCAACGGATCGAAACGGACAATTGCTTTTCAATCCGACAGCGGAGCTCAGCTTGTATCAGCAAGCTACAATGATGCAGAAGGAATCGATGATACCAAAGTGAATCAAGGTATAACATTTAAAGCTTCTGGGACTTCAGAGATGACAAAGGTTGGCTTGCAGACCTTTGCTTCCCCAGGAGAACTGATAGACGGCCAAGTTCCTGCGGAAACAGTCAAAGTGGAAAAAGATGAGACTGCTCCAGTAATCTCACATGAAGCTGTAAAGGAAATCGCAGTCCCTAATCCTTTATCTATTAAAGCGAAGATAACTGAGGAAAACTTTATTCAGCATGTTACGCTTTTCTTTAAAAAAGAAGGAGACGCTAATTATCAGCAAGTTAACATGCAGCAAGCGGGGGAGTTTTACGAAGCGGAAATCCCTACTGTTGGCTTAGAGGCAGGCACGCTGGAGTATTACATCGAAACATCGGATGGCTTCAATAGTGCTAAAACAGACACATACAAAGTGAACGTAAAAGAGCCAGATACGGACTTCACTGCTTTGCCTGGACTCTTGGTTACAGAAATTACACCAGATTCAATTAATGTAAACGGTGCAGATGGTTACGAGTTTATCGAAGTATACAATAATACAACTGCTCCTATTGATATGCAGAACTATAACTTGACTTACACGTATCCTGATATGAGAGTGACAACGTGGGTTCCAGATGAATCTCCAGTAATTCAGTCGGGAGAAACAGTCGTATTCTGGGTTGACAATGGAGCAAATAGCGATTTGACAGCAGAAGACTTTAATGCCAATTACGATACATCACTTATATTGGGGGAGAATTTATTCAAGGTTCAGACTGGCGGTATGGCAAATGGAAGCCAACGCAGTCTAGGTGTGGCTACCAAAGCGGGCAGTCAAATCGTAAATGCTACCTATAATGAAGTTGATGGTAAGGATGATACAGCTGCTAATATGGGCATTAACTATAAGTACCCGATGGATGGCTCTGTAGATATGCTCAAGTTAGATGCTGGTACAACTGCTGGAACTCCTGGAACCGTAACAGCTGACCAAGTTCCTGGAAGTCCAGTTCAAATCGAAGAAGATAAAGTAGCACCAATAGTGACAGATTTGACGGATAAAGAGATGGTTAAGCAAACGGAAAACTTAGATATTGAAGTAGAAGCCTCTGACGATAAAACTGTTAAGCGTGTAACAGTTTATTATCGTACAGACAATCAGACAGATTTTAAACGGACAGATTTGGCCTTTAATGAACAGTCAGGCTATTATCATCACACAGTTTACACACCTGAATTGATAGGGAAAGACTATGTTGAGTATTATGTTGCAGCGACAGATGGGTTCAATGAAACAAAAACGGAAGCAAAGCGTGTGACTATTGAAAAGGAACAGAAAGAAACCAGCCCCCGTCTGAATGTAGAGGAAGGGCAGCTTCTATCTGGAACTTACAAACTGAAAGCAACATCCGACAAAGCAAAGCAGGATGATATTTCTCTGCTGATTGACGGGAAGGTAGTACCGAAAACCGATAAAGCCCTAGAAACACAAGCATATTTTGCCTTTGACGTGACGGGAATAAATACGTATTTCCAAAATGCTGTCGTTCAAGATGGTGAGGTGTTGCATGTGTTTGATGACTGGATTGAAACGTACACAACGATAACTGTTCCAGTTGATCCAAATACATTAAATCCTGGTAAAAATACAATTAGTATCCACTCTGGAAACAAAGCATCTCCGTTCCAGCTTGAATCTCCTGAGAACAGAGATGACTTTGATGCAAAAAATGTGCGTCTCGTATTAGGCGATGGCACGGTGCTCTATGATCCGGCGTTTGCCGATCCAAATCAAGTGATTGATGTCGGAGATAACGGTAACTACCGTCCAGTACAGGATTTCACTTTTACCATTGACGAGGAAAAATTCCAATCTAATGCTTACACATGGGATACAACAGCAGCAGAAGATGGCGTGCATACAATAGAAGCAAATGATGGACAAGATACTGATAAAGTGTCTGTAACAGTAGACAATACAGCGCCTGTTATAAAGACAGTTATAGAAGATGGGAAATCATATAAAGGTGACTTTGTTATTGATGGCAGTGCTGAAGATGATGGCAGCGGTCTCAGCAGCTTGTCAGCTGAATTGGACGGAGAAGAAATTGGCCTTCCTTATGAAACTTCATCTGCCGCATTAACTGGCGGAGACCATCAGCTTGTGCTGCGTGCAGTGGATAAGGCTGGGAACGAAGAAGTGCGTACAGTTAAATTTGTTACTCCGGCAGAACACCCTGACGCACCGGAATTAATCAAGCCGGAAGATGAAGCGGGAGACGTTGGCAGAAATCCAGAGCTAGAAGTGAAAGTAACGGACCCTACCGATGATGAAATGGATGTTACTTTTTATCAAGGGCATAAGTATAAAGTAAGTCAGGAAAGTGACATTAAAGCATTTAAAAATGCTGCAGATTATGAACCGCCTTCCGACTATGCCCCAAAAGGAGAACAAGCCTTCACAGATACGGATATCGAGAAAGTTGCGAATGTGGACGACAAGTATCTGATCAACGATAGTACGGAACAATTCCCTTATCATCGTTTTGAGGTACCTGTTTCCAAAGACGTAGATAATAAAAATGTCGTTGAAGTGAATTGGAGCGGTAACTCGCTGCCAGGCCGGAAAGTCTCCATGTACGCATGGAACCATAAGGAAGAAGATTGGCAGCTTGTCGATTATAAAGTGGCCGGCGATGAGGACTTTGACTTGCAAGGAACAGTTAATGTGGATCATTTCGTGAAAGACTACAAAATGAATGTGTTAATCCAGGATGAGATTAGCATAGAAGAAGAGGACTATGACTATTCGTTCGTATGGATGTCAGACACACAATATTACACAGAGAGTTATCCGCATATTTACAACGAACAAGTGAACTGGATTGCGGAAAACAAAGACAACTATAATATTGATTATGTCATCCATACTGGTGACTTAGTCAACTTCTCCAATCAGGAATATCAATGGAAAGTTGCAGATAAAGCCATGCAAGTACTTGATGATGCGGGTATTCCTTACGGTGTATTAGCAGGAAACCATGATGTAGAACAAAAGAGCAACGATTACAAGGATTATTACCGTTATTTCGGAGCAGACCGTTTTGAGGACAAGCCTTGGTACGGAGGTTCCTATAAGAATAACCGAGGACATTATGACTTAATCTCCTCTAACGGCAATGACTATATCATGGTCTATCTTGGCTGGGGTATAGATGAAGAAGGTATTGCTTGGGCGGATGCTGTGCTGAAGGCCCATCCTGACCGGAAAGCGATCTTGAATTTCCATGAGTATCTATTATCCTCCGGGAATCGTCATCCTGTTGGTGAGCAGCTATATCAAGAGCTTGTTCTTGATAATAAGAATGTCTTTGCTGTTCTTTGCGGGCATTACCATGCGGCGGATATGCTTGTTGATGAAATTGATGATAATGGCGATGGTGTGACGGATCGAAAAGTATATCAGATGCTGGCTGATTATCAAGCTGGACCTGAAGGCGGGCAAGGATACATGCGCATACTGCTCTTTGACACGGAGACAGACCAAATTAAAGTGAAGACATACTCACCGTATATGGATGATTACAACTATTACGATGAAGAAGAGTTTCCCGGCACGGATGAATTTACAATTGGGCTGGAACTAGATGCGCAGAAGAAGCGCGTAGCTACTAACTATGTGGAAGTAAATGTTTTTGGTACAAAGGAGATTGGCACCGCAGAAAATGTGCAAAGTGGTGATACAGCTTCTGTTACATGGGAAGGCTTAACTGACGACCATGCGTATGCGTGGTATGCTGTTGCAGAAGATGCACATGGCGGAAAGACAAAATCGGATCTTTGGACATTCACAACAAGCGGTGGTGCACCTTCACCTGACGATAATGGAAACGAGCTTCCAGCAGATGACACAAATGGTAACAATCAAGATCCAGATCCAATTAACGGCGGAGAGAAGCCGCCAGGTGACGATAATAACACGAAGGTTGAAGATCCAATTAGCGGCGGCGATACTAGTAAACCGGCAGATCAGCATGATGATGGAGAAACGCCTGTTACCACGGTGCCGCATATACCTTCAGGATTTGATGACGCAGCAAATATAAAGCCTGTTTCGGGCGATAGCGGTAAAACGACAACATTCGGCAGTATTTTGCCGCAAACAGCAAGTCAGCTGTTTAATTATCTCTTAGCTGGAGCCGGACTATTCGTTCTAGGTGTAGCGTTATTCTGGATAAACAAACGTAAGGCGGCAAACAAATAA
- the odhB gene encoding 2-oxoglutarate dehydrogenase complex dihydrolipoyllysine-residue succinyltransferase: MKELKVPELAESITEGTISEWLVNPGEHVEKGDPVLELETDKVNVEVNAEYSGVLKEILKDAGDDVEVGDIIATVDENGEAGEESNDSAAAEETKAEAAAVAEAPAEEKKAEAAEPAASNKNTLASPAARKRARELGISLEDITARDPFGRIRPEDVEEAAKPKEKTAKQANADKPKQSEKTEFEKPVERVKMTRRRQTIAKRLVEAQQTSAMLTTFNEVDMTAVMKLRSERKDKFLEKHDVKLGFMSFFTKAVVGALKEFPYINAEIQDNEIVLKKFFDVGIAVSTDDGLVVPVVRDADRLDFAGIESEISRLGKKARDKDLSLDELNGGSFTITNGGIFGSLVSTPILNTPQVGILGMHTIQKRPVAMPDDTIQIRPMMYLALSYDHRIVDGKDAVQFLVRIKQLLEDPYDLLLEG, encoded by the coding sequence ATGAAGGAACTAAAGGTACCAGAGCTGGCAGAATCAATTACAGAGGGAACAATCTCCGAGTGGTTAGTCAATCCGGGCGAACATGTGGAAAAAGGGGATCCTGTTCTGGAATTAGAGACAGATAAGGTAAATGTTGAAGTGAATGCAGAATACAGCGGTGTGCTAAAAGAAATCTTAAAGGATGCTGGTGACGATGTAGAAGTAGGCGATATTATCGCTACAGTTGATGAAAACGGAGAAGCTGGCGAAGAGTCGAACGATTCTGCAGCTGCAGAAGAGACAAAAGCAGAAGCGGCGGCTGTAGCTGAAGCTCCGGCTGAAGAGAAGAAAGCCGAAGCCGCTGAACCGGCAGCTTCTAACAAGAACACACTAGCTTCACCCGCAGCGCGCAAACGTGCGCGTGAGCTTGGCATCAGTCTGGAAGATATTACAGCCCGCGATCCGTTTGGCCGTATCCGTCCGGAAGATGTTGAAGAAGCAGCGAAACCAAAAGAAAAAACCGCTAAGCAGGCAAATGCCGATAAACCGAAACAATCGGAAAAGACAGAATTTGAGAAGCCTGTCGAGCGTGTGAAAATGACTCGCCGCCGTCAAACGATTGCGAAGAGATTAGTAGAAGCGCAGCAAACTTCTGCGATGCTGACTACATTTAACGAAGTTGACATGACAGCAGTTATGAAGCTCCGCAGTGAAAGAAAAGATAAATTCCTAGAGAAGCATGATGTGAAACTTGGATTTATGTCTTTCTTTACAAAAGCAGTTGTTGGTGCGCTGAAAGAATTTCCTTACATCAATGCCGAAATCCAGGATAACGAAATCGTTTTGAAGAAATTCTTTGATGTCGGTATTGCCGTATCTACGGATGATGGACTTGTCGTTCCGGTTGTCCGGGATGCGGACCGTCTTGATTTTGCTGGTATTGAAAGTGAAATCTCCCGCTTAGGTAAGAAGGCTCGTGATAAAGACTTGAGCTTGGATGAGTTAAACGGTGGTTCCTTCACCATCACAAATGGCGGTATCTTTGGCTCACTCGTGTCTACGCCAATCTTGAATACGCCGCAAGTCGGTATTTTGGGAATGCATACAATCCAGAAGCGACCAGTCGCCATGCCGGATGATACTATCCAGATTCGCCCAATGATGTATCTTGCTCTGTCATACGATCATCGTATCGTTGATGGGAAAGACGCGGTCCAGTTTCTTGTACGAATCAAGCAGCTGCTGGAAGATCCATATGATTTGCTCCTAGAAGGCTGA